One window of Methanobacterium sp. genomic DNA carries:
- the gatB gene encoding Asp-tRNA(Asn)/Glu-tRNA(Gln) amidotransferase subunit GatB encodes MMCGLEIHVQLETESKLFCTCHTNYQEAAPNTNICYVCLNQPGAKPYPPNQSALDGAVMIALMLGCKISPDVTYFMRKHYDYPDLSSGYQRTSIPIGYEGDLNGVRIREVHLEEDPGQYKPDMGIVDFNRSGIPLIEIVTEPDMTSPEEARKFLRELIRVLEYSGSARGEGTMRADVNISMEGGKRAEIKNVNSIKGAYKALQFEMVRQKNLIKRGIEIKQETRAFMESQMITVPMRLKEEAEDYRYIPDPDLPPMIAEEERVEAIREEMPEPAHIKTERFVAEYGIKKDHAQVITSELELADAFEEVAKEVDPQFAALWMRDELKRVLYYNKLNYRESEITTAQLVELLRMLQDKKITTKAGQRIIEQLPNNPKMPGVIAAEMGLVGVVEDDTVLLAVKQAIEENPEAVSDYFEGKSKALNFLVGQIMRLTRGKADPGKTNQMVVEELKLRE; translated from the coding sequence ATGATGTGCGGATTGGAAATCCACGTTCAACTTGAAACAGAATCAAAACTGTTTTGCACCTGTCACACTAACTACCAGGAGGCAGCTCCCAACACCAACATTTGTTACGTCTGCTTAAACCAGCCCGGAGCTAAACCATACCCTCCAAATCAGTCAGCCCTGGATGGGGCGGTTATGATCGCCTTGATGCTGGGATGTAAGATCAGCCCGGATGTAACCTACTTCATGCGTAAACACTATGATTACCCTGATCTTTCTTCAGGATACCAGAGAACATCCATCCCCATAGGATACGAGGGGGACTTAAATGGCGTGCGCATCAGAGAAGTGCACCTGGAAGAGGATCCTGGCCAGTACAAGCCAGACATGGGTATAGTTGACTTCAACCGATCTGGAATACCATTAATTGAGATCGTAACCGAACCAGACATGACCTCCCCTGAGGAAGCCCGTAAATTTTTAAGGGAGCTTATCCGTGTTCTGGAGTACAGTGGAAGTGCCCGTGGTGAGGGTACCATGCGTGCTGATGTGAACATCTCCATGGAGGGAGGTAAAAGAGCGGAGATCAAAAACGTGAACTCCATCAAAGGTGCCTACAAGGCATTACAGTTTGAAATGGTACGGCAGAAAAACCTCATAAAAAGGGGCATTGAGATTAAACAGGAAACCCGTGCCTTTATGGAGTCACAGATGATCACCGTGCCCATGCGTCTTAAGGAAGAGGCAGAGGACTACCGTTACATACCCGACCCAGACCTGCCACCAATGATTGCCGAGGAAGAAAGGGTGGAGGCCATCCGGGAAGAAATGCCAGAACCAGCCCATATAAAAACCGAACGGTTTGTAGCTGAGTATGGTATCAAAAAGGACCATGCCCAGGTCATAACCTCGGAACTGGAACTGGCCGATGCCTTTGAGGAGGTAGCTAAAGAAGTAGATCCCCAGTTCGCAGCACTGTGGATGAGGGATGAACTCAAGCGAGTTCTCTACTACAACAAACTCAACTACCGGGAAAGTGAAATAACCACTGCCCAGCTGGTGGAGTTACTGCGGATGTTGCAGGATAAGAAGATCACCACCAAGGCTGGTCAGAGGATCATTGAACAACTACCAAACAACCCTAAAATGCCCGGAGTCATTGCCGCGGAAATGGGACTGGTGGGAGTGGTGGAAGATGACACCGTACTCTTGGCAGTGAAACAGGCCATAGAAGAGAACCCTGAAGCTGTTTCTGACTACTTTGAAGGTAAGTCCAAGGCCCTGAACTTCCTGGTGGGTCAGATAATGCGCCTAACCCGGGGAAAGGCTGACCCTGGAAAGACCAACCAGATGGTTGTAGAAGAACTTAAATTACGGGAATAA
- a CDS encoding radical SAM protein, whose translation MNLIQKIKDKKILELLQEANQITLTEHGNHITLERAIFLSWWCDKGDCSFCYMSSQKPLIQDPKKARRRVEAILAEAEMVRRMGWNIEFLSGGYGAFTTPEIKSIATGIHQITHNPVWLNVGITSELDAYGDEVIGVTGAVEVANPELHQKICPSKPLNDITGMLTEAGDLGFKKAITIILGLGETPEDLQYLFRMIEDLQIDRIIFYSLNPHPDTPYANTPQPASLYYAGVVAATRIQFPQLEIITGTWVDNLANIGPLILAGANGITKFPLFKMFGTRYGRRVEEEVRWAGRELVGTFTDPACLEGESPRSELKPFLKRYIKSCLNNKTEYKV comes from the coding sequence ATGAATCTCATCCAGAAAATAAAAGACAAAAAAATCCTGGAACTCCTCCAGGAGGCCAACCAGATCACCCTCACCGAACACGGTAACCATATCACCCTGGAGAGGGCTATTTTCCTCTCCTGGTGGTGTGATAAGGGTGACTGCAGCTTCTGTTACATGTCATCCCAGAAACCACTTATCCAGGACCCTAAAAAAGCCAGACGTAGGGTGGAGGCAATCCTGGCCGAAGCGGAAATGGTGCGCAGGATGGGATGGAATATAGAATTCCTTTCGGGAGGATACGGGGCATTTACCACTCCTGAAATCAAGAGCATTGCCACCGGGATCCACCAGATCACACATAACCCGGTGTGGCTCAACGTGGGAATAACCAGTGAACTGGATGCCTACGGGGATGAGGTTATAGGGGTAACCGGGGCAGTGGAGGTGGCCAATCCGGAACTCCACCAGAAGATATGTCCCAGTAAACCATTAAATGACATAACAGGCATGCTCACCGAGGCAGGGGACCTGGGATTTAAAAAGGCCATAACCATCATACTGGGGTTGGGTGAGACACCCGAAGACCTGCAGTACCTCTTCAGGATGATTGAGGATCTCCAGATTGACCGGATCATCTTCTATTCACTCAACCCTCACCCGGACACACCGTATGCTAACACCCCTCAGCCAGCATCACTTTACTATGCTGGGGTGGTGGCTGCCACCAGGATACAGTTCCCCCAACTGGAGATCATCACAGGCACCTGGGTGGACAACCTGGCCAACATCGGGCCCCTCATACTGGCCGGTGCCAATGGAATCACCAAATTCCCCTTATTCAAGATGTTCGGTACCCGTTACGGGAGAAGGGTTGAAGAAGAAGTCCGCTGGGCTGGCCGGGAACTGGTGGGAACCTTCACTGATCCTGCATGCCTGGAAGGGGAAAGTCCCAGGAGTGAACTGAAGCCCTTCCTAAAAAGATATATCAAAAGTTGTCTCAATAATAAAACTGAGTATAAGGTTTAA
- the hjc gene encoding Holliday junction resolvase Hjc, whose product MSKTGSREERELVKMLWDADCAAMRAPASGGATKKPLPDIIAGNGEIYLAIEVKSSSKDRIYINSEKIDALCEFANIFGAQPYIGAKFTRKKWRFLTPDILHITRQNNYRVDLNLAFGKGREFDEILGKDKQVKF is encoded by the coding sequence ATGAGTAAGACAGGATCCCGTGAAGAACGAGAACTGGTGAAGATGCTTTGGGATGCGGATTGTGCAGCTATGCGTGCACCAGCATCGGGAGGAGCCACCAAAAAACCACTTCCCGACATAATTGCAGGTAACGGTGAGATATATCTGGCCATAGAGGTTAAATCATCCTCAAAAGACCGTATTTATATTAATTCTGAAAAGATTGATGCCCTCTGTGAATTTGCAAATATTTTCGGAGCACAACCCTATATCGGGGCTAAATTCACCCGTAAAAAATGGAGATTTTTAACTCCGGATATCCTCCATATAACCAGACAGAACAATTACCGTGTGGACCTGAACCTGGCCTTCGGAAAAGGAAGGGAGTTTGATGAAATTTTAGGTAAGGATAAGCAGGTTAAATTCTAA
- a CDS encoding AI-2E family transporter: MIYKIKGTLTSALFVVAVLLVLSLVVLTPMLSMILLAAVFAYAVRPIARRLQPFLRYQSLAILVAMVVVILPLIIIVIYCIDSLIQSAPALITAAKASNIGNLTTTSIQSSPQFTQYFPTSLYPYLGSASGVVETALSDILRGIASYLVDVVQSLPNLALELFVFFAATFYLARDGDRLWAYVDLAIPHERKGFFDNLFRETDNVLKSIFYGHFLTAMIVGTLSGIGFYLLGYPYALFLGILTGFTQVIPFIGHWPTYTVLALYDLFTGNYLRMALVILLSIGLSVLDMYIRPQISGRYADIHPMIFLLGFICGPLLMGLVGFIIGPLVLGVAYAALLAYKESRIAMMEEKKDKDSS, from the coding sequence ATGATTTACAAAATAAAGGGAACACTCACTTCGGCATTATTTGTGGTGGCAGTGCTTCTGGTCCTTTCTTTAGTGGTTCTAACTCCCATGCTGAGTATGATTCTGCTAGCGGCGGTTTTTGCCTATGCAGTGCGTCCCATCGCCCGGAGACTGCAACCATTCCTCCGATATCAGTCCCTGGCCATACTGGTGGCCATGGTGGTGGTTATACTGCCCTTAATCATTATAGTGATCTACTGTATCGATTCCCTGATACAATCCGCCCCTGCTCTCATAACCGCTGCAAAGGCCAGTAATATTGGAAATTTAACCACAACCTCCATCCAGAGTTCACCCCAGTTCACCCAGTACTTCCCCACCAGCCTGTATCCCTACCTGGGATCAGCATCGGGAGTAGTGGAAACCGCTTTATCTGACATATTACGGGGTATAGCATCTTACCTAGTGGATGTGGTGCAGTCCCTCCCCAACCTGGCCCTGGAGTTGTTCGTTTTCTTCGCAGCCACATTTTACCTGGCCCGGGACGGGGACCGGTTATGGGCTTATGTGGATCTGGCCATACCCCATGAGAGGAAGGGGTTTTTCGATAATCTCTTCCGGGAAACTGACAATGTCCTGAAGAGTATCTTCTACGGACACTTCCTCACAGCCATGATCGTGGGAACCCTCTCTGGGATAGGGTTTTACCTCCTCGGATATCCTTATGCACTGTTTTTAGGGATTTTAACCGGGTTCACCCAGGTGATACCATTCATTGGCCACTGGCCCACCTACACTGTACTGGCACTTTATGACCTTTTCACTGGAAACTACCTGCGCATGGCACTGGTTATTCTGTTAAGCATAGGATTAAGTGTGCTGGATATGTACATACGCCCTCAGATATCAGGCAGATACGCAGATATACATCCTATGATATTCCTTTTGGGATTCATCTGCGGACCACTCCTTATGGGTCTGGTGGGATTCATAATCGGACCATTAGTCTTAGGAGTAGCCTACGCTGCACTTCTGGCCTACAAAGAATCCAGAATAGCAATGATGGAAGAAAAAAAGGATAAAGATTCCTCTTAA
- a CDS encoding dihydroorotate dehydrogenase electron transfer subunit — MSRTNTMHVPQVLKIKRIVEETPTVKTFYLPWEFKDETPGQFSTTGQFSTTAQFPIPGQFLMVWNFQDEKPMSISSIDPVNGEIGLSVKMVGPFTQSLHKLQENDQLGLRGPYGRGFEIAGSRVLAVGGGIGMAPVAAFAEEASSRGVKVDTITAATTQSEILFAERLENAGVRVFPTTDDGSHGFCGFATELAEKLITEGKYDLVVACGPEIMMMKLSLITQENQIPAQFSLERYMKCALGICGQCCVDDVGWRICVEGPVFWGDQLRLISEFGKYHRDASGIKNSF; from the coding sequence ATGTCAAGGACGAATACTATGCATGTTCCACAGGTACTGAAAATCAAGAGGATAGTTGAGGAAACACCCACGGTGAAAACCTTCTATTTGCCCTGGGAATTTAAAGATGAGACTCCGGGCCAATTTTCAACTACCGGCCAGTTTTCAACTACTGCCCAGTTTCCAATTCCCGGTCAGTTTTTAATGGTCTGGAATTTCCAGGATGAGAAACCCATGTCCATCTCCAGTATTGATCCAGTAAATGGGGAGATCGGTCTTTCGGTGAAGATGGTGGGCCCCTTCACCCAGTCACTGCACAAACTACAAGAAAACGACCAGCTGGGATTAAGAGGTCCCTATGGCAGGGGATTTGAGATTGCAGGTTCCCGGGTCCTGGCAGTTGGGGGTGGGATTGGAATGGCACCAGTGGCAGCTTTTGCTGAGGAAGCCAGTAGTAGGGGTGTAAAAGTGGACACCATCACCGCTGCCACCACCCAGAGCGAGATACTATTTGCAGAACGCCTGGAAAATGCAGGCGTCCGTGTATTCCCCACCACTGATGATGGAAGTCATGGTTTCTGCGGATTCGCCACAGAACTGGCAGAAAAACTCATAACTGAAGGAAAATATGACTTGGTGGTGGCCTGCGGTCCGGAGATCATGATGATGAAACTGTCCCTCATCACCCAGGAAAATCAGATCCCGGCACAGTTTTCCCTGGAGCGCTACATGAAGTGTGCCCTTGGAATATGTGGGCAGTGTTGTGTGGATGATGTGGGCTGGAGGATCTGTGTCGAAGGACCGGTTTTCTGGGGAGACCAGCTCCGGCTGATATCTGAATTCGGAAAATACCATAGGGATGCTTCCGGAATCAAAAACAGTTTTTAA
- a CDS encoding dihydroorotate dehydrogenase has product MLEVEICHMKMRNPTVLAAGVLGSTSSSLNWAARSGAGAVVTKSFALEPNKGYPNPTTVEVEGGIINAIGLSNPGVEAFKGELEKLDGNVPQIASIYGSTPEDFTMVASQVENLVDALELNVSCPHAMEGCGASIGQDPDLTRSIVKTVKRSVDTPVIAKLTPNVTDIVEIAQAAEQGGADALTLINSLGPGMRIDVETAHPILSNRFGGMSGPAIKPIALRCVYQVHQNVKIPLMGVGGITDYRDVVEFLYAGASCVQMGTAVMYHGLEVFQEINTGLEKFMKEKNYQTVEEMVGLAHQL; this is encoded by the coding sequence ATGCTGGAAGTGGAAATATGCCATATGAAAATGAGAAACCCCACCGTCCTAGCGGCGGGTGTTCTGGGAAGCACGTCCTCGTCCCTTAACTGGGCAGCTCGAAGTGGAGCCGGGGCAGTGGTAACCAAATCCTTCGCATTAGAGCCTAATAAAGGCTACCCCAACCCCACCACCGTGGAAGTGGAGGGTGGTATAATCAATGCCATAGGCTTATCCAACCCGGGAGTGGAAGCATTCAAGGGGGAGCTGGAAAAACTGGATGGTAACGTCCCACAGATAGCCTCAATCTACGGTTCCACACCAGAAGATTTTACTATGGTGGCCAGTCAGGTGGAAAACCTGGTGGATGCTCTGGAACTTAATGTATCATGCCCTCATGCCATGGAAGGATGCGGGGCATCAATAGGCCAGGATCCGGATCTAACCCGCAGTATTGTAAAGACAGTTAAAAGATCAGTGGACACTCCGGTGATTGCCAAGCTAACACCCAATGTAACTGACATCGTGGAGATAGCCCAGGCAGCAGAGCAGGGTGGTGCCGATGCACTGACTCTCATCAACTCCCTGGGCCCGGGTATGAGGATCGATGTAGAAACAGCCCATCCCATACTCTCCAACCGTTTTGGGGGAATGTCCGGTCCAGCCATAAAGCCCATAGCCCTTCGCTGCGTATACCAGGTCCACCAGAACGTTAAAATACCTCTAATGGGTGTGGGTGGTATAACCGACTATCGGGATGTGGTGGAATTTTTGTACGCCGGAGCCAGTTGTGTTCAGATGGGAACCGCAGTCATGTACCATGGACTGGAAGTCTTCCAGGAAATAAACACTGGCCTGGAGAAGTTCATGAAAGAGAAGAACTACCAAACTGTGGAGGAGATGGTGGGACTGGCCCACCAGTTGTAA
- a CDS encoding ATP-binding protein, translated as MKCYVVGCFAGFLVLDEDFNLLDYELFPHSELLEKWFQMAEKDITPEEKRFLEKVGKDCDEIIIETSRSSYHYQDLKYNSKFTYQIPSKGGDYLRSNLGEVLHEAGFLDSPGDLWSITRKLALQVTERKLKEASLSDDLLLIQAIHAIEELEEAEVKLVERIREWYPVHFPEMDEVRDHARYVELVAEYGDRDTVINSGALDMNLGVSNENMESGMSLGADLSSYDLEVIQGFARTIQSIQESKKSTTDYVDAKMQEMAPNLRDLLGGSLGAKIIAHTGGIKRLALLPSSTVQILGAEKALFRHLKTGERPPKHGLIYQHPDVRGSRWWIRGRVSRALAGKISLAVRKDYFSGEYDPEVKEGFQKRLEEITKEHPFPKRIEKSKKKKDKKRKKKKDKFRFKKGDYEY; from the coding sequence ATGAAGTGTTATGTAGTTGGTTGTTTTGCAGGCTTCTTAGTCTTAGATGAAGATTTTAACTTACTGGATTATGAACTTTTCCCACACTCTGAACTCCTGGAAAAATGGTTCCAAATGGCAGAAAAGGACATAACCCCTGAGGAGAAGCGTTTCCTGGAAAAAGTGGGTAAAGATTGTGATGAGATCATTATCGAGACTTCCCGGAGCAGTTATCACTATCAGGACCTTAAATATAATTCTAAATTCACTTACCAGATTCCCAGTAAAGGTGGGGATTACCTGCGGAGTAATCTGGGGGAAGTTCTCCATGAAGCTGGTTTTCTGGATTCACCAGGGGATTTGTGGAGTATCACCCGTAAATTAGCCCTTCAGGTTACCGAGAGAAAGCTGAAAGAAGCATCTCTGTCTGATGATCTTCTCCTTATTCAGGCCATACATGCCATTGAGGAGCTGGAGGAAGCTGAAGTTAAACTGGTGGAACGTATCCGGGAATGGTATCCAGTTCACTTCCCGGAAATGGATGAGGTGCGGGACCATGCCCGGTACGTGGAGTTAGTGGCAGAGTACGGGGACCGTGACACGGTTATAAACTCAGGTGCCCTGGATATGAATTTAGGAGTTTCAAATGAAAATATGGAGTCTGGAATGAGTCTCGGTGCGGATTTATCCTCCTATGATCTGGAGGTAATCCAGGGTTTTGCCCGGACTATCCAGTCCATTCAGGAATCCAAGAAGTCAACCACGGATTATGTTGATGCCAAGATGCAGGAGATGGCCCCCAACCTACGGGATCTGTTAGGTGGGTCCCTTGGAGCTAAGATCATCGCCCACACCGGTGGTATTAAGCGACTGGCCCTTTTACCTTCCAGCACTGTTCAGATCCTGGGGGCGGAGAAGGCCCTGTTCCGTCACCTTAAAACTGGTGAACGGCCGCCCAAGCACGGTTTAATCTACCAGCACCCGGATGTGCGTGGTTCCAGATGGTGGATCCGGGGAAGAGTATCCAGGGCACTGGCTGGTAAGATAAGCCTGGCAGTGAGGAAGGATTACTTCTCTGGTGAATACGATCCTGAGGTGAAGGAAGGTTTCCAGAAGAGGCTGGAAGAGATAACCAAGGAACATCCTTTCCCCAAACGGATTGAGAAGTCAAAGAAGAAAAAGGATAAAAAACGGAAGAAAAAAAAGGATAAGTTCCGGTTTAAGAAGGGTGATTATGAGTATTAG
- a CDS encoding fibrillarin-like rRNA/tRNA 2'-O-methyltransferase, with protein sequence MEDNTDLDNTFTGVYELDGHLATCNLNPGVKIYGEKLVDYEDVECRLWDPRRSKLAAALLKGLETFPIESDSRVLYLGASAGTTPSHISDIITDGVIYCVEFAPRMMRELLAVCRERGNMTPILDDASKPAKYMGLVEKVDLVYSDVAQPHQTEIFMDNMRMFLKEEGQGMIMIKARSIDVTRKPKQIFREEASKLKEHGFRIVDKVDLDPYEKDHRCLVCEFAF encoded by the coding sequence ATGGAAGATAATACGGATTTGGATAATACTTTCACTGGAGTGTACGAACTGGACGGCCACCTGGCCACCTGCAACCTCAACCCCGGGGTGAAGATTTACGGGGAGAAACTGGTGGATTATGAGGATGTGGAGTGCCGTCTGTGGGACCCTCGCCGTTCAAAACTGGCAGCCGCCCTCTTGAAGGGACTGGAAACATTCCCCATTGAATCTGACTCCCGTGTACTCTACCTGGGTGCTTCTGCAGGTACAACCCCATCCCATATCTCAGATATCATCACCGATGGTGTGATCTACTGTGTGGAGTTTGCACCCCGCATGATGCGGGAGCTGCTGGCTGTTTGCAGGGAGAGGGGGAACATGACCCCCATACTGGATGATGCTAGTAAACCTGCAAAATATATGGGATTGGTGGAGAAGGTGGATCTGGTTTACTCTGATGTGGCCCAGCCCCACCAGACTGAAATATTCATGGACAACATGCGAATGTTTCTTAAAGAAGAAGGTCAGGGAATGATCATGATAAAAGCCCGGAGTATCGATGTCACTCGCAAACCCAAACAGATATTCCGTGAGGAAGCATCCAAATTAAAAGAGCATGGCTTCCGGATAGTGGATAAAGTAGACCTGGACCCCTATGAGAAGGACCACCGTTGCCTGGTTTGTGAATTTGCTTTTTAA
- a CDS encoding pseudomurein-binding repeat-containing protein yields the protein MKCKNCGHDNDLDSAFCEECGSKLVGGPSFGRNPQSKPKKEGSKTTNNILIVAIVALVIILGIMGGILLKLPGNSTPVVNNTTANNSTVTEQISLTAGVPVSQVPGLAQAISGTGVGFTTISYGGVTLDKNQCLYILSKGIVMINNAQTGNIPINQYKNPDNAYGTVTSTTITKTEYVDMAQRTYIWMDNNGQSPNYIGIKVSGQPDLSPDTLLSLYSKVLTQYKSTGQLPVSVTIP from the coding sequence GTGAAATGCAAAAATTGTGGGCATGATAATGACTTGGATTCTGCGTTCTGTGAAGAATGTGGCAGTAAACTGGTGGGAGGGCCCTCCTTTGGAAGAAATCCCCAGTCAAAACCCAAAAAAGAAGGGTCAAAGACAACAAACAACATCTTAATAGTTGCCATCGTAGCACTGGTGATCATACTGGGAATAATGGGGGGAATACTCCTGAAACTCCCTGGAAACTCCACCCCAGTAGTAAACAACACCACAGCCAACAATTCCACAGTCACTGAACAAATATCCCTCACTGCAGGGGTCCCGGTTTCACAGGTTCCGGGTCTTGCACAGGCAATATCAGGGACCGGGGTTGGGTTCACCACTATCTCCTATGGTGGGGTGACCCTGGATAAGAATCAGTGCCTTTACATATTATCCAAGGGTATTGTGATGATAAACAATGCACAGACTGGAAACATCCCCATAAACCAGTACAAAAATCCAGATAATGCCTACGGAACAGTTACCTCTACCACTATCACCAAAACGGAATACGTGGACATGGCTCAAAGAACCTACATCTGGATGGACAACAATGGCCAGTCACCCAACTACATTGGGATAAAGGTCTCCGGACAACCTGATCTATCCCCTGATACTTTGCTGAGCCTGTACTCTAAGGTTTTAACCCAGTATAAATCAACTGGCCAGCTACCAGTCAGTGTAACCATACCCTAA